From one Lotus japonicus ecotype B-129 chromosome 3, LjGifu_v1.2 genomic stretch:
- the LOC130744063 gene encoding uncharacterized protein LOC130744063 yields the protein MLTLTPYYAQANGQVEAANKVLIGLIKRHIGRKPKSWHETLDQILWAYRNSPKEAIGTTPFKLTYGHEAVLPTEIYLQSCRVQRQMEIPSKDYWSMMLDEMVDLDEERLLALDMLIRQKERIVRAYSKKVKSRSFIRGDYVWKVILPMDKRNRNYGKWAPNWEGPFTVKKVFSNNAYSIKEIGCQGRRVTVNGKCLKPYKPMLHEIEIKT from the coding sequence ATGCTAACTTTGACACCTTACTATGCTCAGGCTAATGGCCAGGTGGAAGCTGCTAACAAGGTACTGATAGGTTTAATCAAGAGGCATATAGGACGAAAGCCAAAAAGTTGGCACGAGACTTTAGACCAAATCTTGTGGGCTTATAGAAATTCACCAAAAGAAGCCATTGGAACTACGCCATTTAAACTAACTTATGGGCATGAAGCAGTGTTGCCCACAGAAATATATTTGCAATCTTGCAGGGTGCAAAGGCAAATGGAGATTCCAAGCAAAGACTATTGGAGCATGATGCTCGATGAGATGGTGGACTTggatgaagaaagattgttaGCCTTGGACATGCTAATTCGACAAAAGGAGCGCATTGTGAGAGCCTATAGTAAAAAGGTTAAGTCTAGATCTTTTATTAGAGGTGATTATGTGTGGAAAGTTATTTTGCCTATGGATAAGAGAAATAGAAACTATGGCAAAtgggccccaaactgggaaggtcCCTTCACAGTCAAGAAAGTGTTTTCAAATAACGCGTATTCGATTAAGGAAATAGGGTGCCAAGGGCGACGTGTGACAGTGAATGGAAAGTGCTTGAAACCGTATAAACCCATGTTACACGAAATCGAAATTAAAACATGA